A region of the Candidatus Moraniibacteriota bacterium genome:
ATTTAATTTTTTGGAAAATATTCGCTATTATTTTCATAAATTTTTTAATTTTTCCCCTATTTTCCAGACATCTCCCGCGCCCATTGTTATGAGTACATCATATTGTCCTGATTTTTCCTTTAAATATTCGATTACTTCATCAACATGCGGAACATATTCAGCTTTACCAGGCTGATATTTATTGATAAGATTTACCAAATCATTTGAAGAAACTCCGCCCTGTTTCTCGCGGGCGCTTCCATATATATCGATAATTATTACCTTTTCAGTGTCATCAAAACTTTGCGCAAATTCCGAAAGCAAAGCTTTAGTTCTTGAAAAAGTATGCGGATGAAAAACCGTCCAGATTGTTTTTTCTTTAAAATATTCGCGCGCTCCCTCCAATGTCGCTTTTATTTCATCTGGGTGATGGGCATAATCGTCAATCAGAATAATCTTTCCAAACATTCCTATTTTTTCAAATCGACGGGATGTTCCCTTGAAATTTTTCAATGATTCTCTGACTTTTTCCATATTAACTCCCATTTGATGACACAATGCAATCACCGCTGTTGCATTAAGAACATTATGTTTTCCAATAAGAGCTATTTCAAAAAGTCCCAAATTTTCTTCTTTATAAAAAACTTCAAATTTTTGTAAGCCATCCTGCTTTACAATTTTATAATCGCAATCTTCTGAATACCCATAAGTTACCTTGCTACAATTAGCTTTTTCAGCAACCTCTAATGCGCTAGAACTGTCTCCCCACACAATTAAAAATCCTGTTTTTGGAATTTTTTGGACAAAATCTTCAAACACTTTTTTGTATTCTGAAAAGCTATGAAAAAAATCCGGATGATCCCAATCAACGCTCGTAAGAATAACAGACCATGGATTATAGTACTGCAACTTATTTTGGTATTCATCCGCTTCAGCTATAAAATAATCTCCTTTGCCTGCCAACGCGCTGCCCTGCCAAGAAATAACCTGGCTGCCAATAATTGCGCTTGGATTCAGTTCCGCATATTTTAAAACTTCCGCAAGCATAGCTGACGTGGTTGTTTTTCCGTGGGTTCCTGAAACAGCAATACCTAATTTTTCTCCTAAAAGCATACCTAAAAATTCAGGGTAACTAATGAGTGTTATCCCCATTTTTTCTGCTTCAGCTATTTCCACATTATTTTCCTTGTTGTATGCCGTTGAATAAATCACCAAATCTGCATCCTGCGGAATGTGCTCTGGAGCAAATTGCTCAAAAAACGGAATTTTACAGCGCTTAAGTATGGCATCGGTATAAAAAATTTCTCCAGTATCGGATCCTGACACTTCAATATTGCGGCTTTGTAAAATCTGAGCCACACTTACCATGCCAGCTCCCTTAATTCCTATGAGATATGCTTTTGAAATATCTTTTATCTCCATATTTTAGAAAGTACCATTTTTTAATATCTAAGAATTAGCTACTTCTATTATACTGTTCGCGATAACCTCTGTAGCATTTGGATGATAAAATGTTTTCAATCTTTCAATCATTTTTCTCTTGAGATTTTCATCATTCATAATAGTGTCTATTTTCTCAATTAATATATGCTCGCCAAGATTTGCCTCTTCAAGTACTAATGCAGCACCTATACCAGCTAATGCATAAGCATTCATTCTTTGATGATCGTTGGCACTATGAGTAATTGGAACAAGAATTGCAGGTTTTGCATTTGCAGCAATTTCAGTAATAGATGTGGCCCCAGCTCTGCTTATAATCAAATCGCTTGCAGCAAAAGCATCTCTGAGCTGGTTTGCATTCATGAAAGGAACAGCATAATATCCTTCACGTCCAGACTTTATTCCCAGGTATGCAGCCTCTTCAATAACCTCATTAAAATGTTCTTGGCCAGTTTGATGAATAACCTGATAATAAGGTAAAATTTTCGGAAGAATTTTTATTATAAAATTATTAATAGTTTGAGAACCCTGACTTCCTCCTAATACTAATATTGTTTTTTTTGACTCAGTAAATCCAAGTTTTTTTCTTAATATTAAAGGATCGCCTTCGGTAACTTCAAAACGTATTGGATTTCCAATTAATGCAGTTTTTTCTTTTGGAAAATATTCTTCAGCAGAAGGATAAGCTACTGCTATACGATCAGCAAACTTAGACAGAAATTGATTTGCTATTCCAGGAATACTGTCTGATTCATGAATCATTATTGGTATCCGGTATATCCAAGCAGCTATCACTATAGGTACTGCTACATATCCTCCTTTGGAAAAAATAACATCAGGAGTAAACCACAGTAAAATCCATAATGACTGGAAAAATCCTATGGGCAGCTTAAAAAAGTCTAAAATATTTTTTAATGAAAAATAGCGACGCATTTTTCCGCTTAAAACAAATTTTGCCGGAATATTTTTTTCCGACATTATTTCCTTCTCCATTTGAGCACCTGATCCTACATATAAAATTTCAAGATCAGGACCAATCTTTTTTCTAAGCTCATCTATTACTGCAATTAGAGGCGTAAGATGACCACCCGTTCCACCTCCTGTTAATAATACAC
Encoded here:
- the murG gene encoding undecaprenyldiphospho-muramoylpentapeptide beta-N-acetylglucosaminyltransferase, which produces MRVLLTGGGTGGHLTPLIAVIDELRKKIGPDLEILYVGSGAQMEKEIMSEKNIPAKFVLSGKMRRYFSLKNILDFFKLPIGFFQSLWILLWFTPDVIFSKGGYVAVPIVIAAWIYRIPIMIHESDSIPGIANQFLSKFADRIAVAYPSAEEYFPKEKTALIGNPIRFEVTEGDPLILRKKLGFTESKKTILVLGGSQGSQTINNFIIKILPKILPYYQVIHQTGQEHFNEVIEEAAYLGIKSGREGYYAVPFMNANQLRDAFAASDLIISRAGATSITEIAANAKPAILVPITHSANDHQRMNAYALAGIGAALVLEEANLGEHILIEKIDTIMNDENLKRKMIERLKTFYHPNATEVIANSIIEVANS
- the murC gene encoding UDP-N-acetylmuramate--L-alanine ligase: MEIKDISKAYLIGIKGAGMVSVAQILQSRNIEVSGSDTGEIFYTDAILKRCKIPFFEQFAPEHIPQDADLVIYSTAYNKENNVEIAEAEKMGITLISYPEFLGMLLGEKLGIAVSGTHGKTTTSAMLAEVLKYAELNPSAIIGSQVISWQGSALAGKGDYFIAEADEYQNKLQYYNPWSVILTSVDWDHPDFFHSFSEYKKVFEDFVQKIPKTGFLIVWGDSSSALEVAEKANCSKVTYGYSEDCDYKIVKQDGLQKFEVFYKEENLGLFEIALIGKHNVLNATAVIALCHQMGVNMEKVRESLKNFKGTSRRFEKIGMFGKIILIDDYAHHPDEIKATLEGAREYFKEKTIWTVFHPHTFSRTKALLSEFAQSFDDTEKVIIIDIYGSAREKQGGVSSNDLVNLINKYQPGKAEYVPHVDEVIEYLKEKSGQYDVLITMGAGDVWKIGEKLKNL